From a single Nostoc flagelliforme CCNUN1 genomic region:
- a CDS encoding four helix bundle protein, which translates to MGEKWTRSSLRREPNTSALRVINLVEALPKDQTTSQVIGKQLLRSGTSVGANYRAACRAKSTAELITKLNITLESADESLYWMELIVKAKLVDSNKLQNLMQEANEIVSMLVSSLKTLRSTHWRLQMADGRLSAPTRDAA; encoded by the coding sequence AATGGACAAGGAGCAGTTTAAGGAGAGAACCCAATACGAGTGCTCTACGGGTAATTAATTTAGTTGAGGCTTTACCAAAAGACCAAACAACTTCACAAGTCATAGGCAAACAATTACTCCGTTCAGGAACGTCAGTAGGAGCCAATTATCGGGCAGCTTGTCGTGCCAAATCAACGGCTGAACTGATCACCAAGCTCAATATTACATTAGAGTCAGCCGATGAATCGCTCTATTGGATGGAACTGATTGTCAAAGCGAAATTAGTGGACTCTAACAAGCTTCAGAACTTGATGCAGGAAGCTAACGAAATTGTATCAATGCTGGTGTCTTCTCTCAAAACCTTAAGGTCAACACATTGGAGATTGCAGATGGCAGATGGCAGATTGTCTGCACCCACAAGGGATGCAGCTTGA